A stretch of Roseibium porphyridii DNA encodes these proteins:
- a CDS encoding STM3941 family protein, translated as MQIDPSQHISFQRSVGKSLLILSLCLPFVMIGLFVATGAFDAPGSQGDGLIVGLLCVAFFGFLGIYGTIRLIKNPRQAIEIGPEGITDTRISDRTIPWSKIIEITTWSSRGSSMIMLELEPEFAKSLNQSKFYRAYKFANRLVGAKGHCLNPVGYKVSFSDFSNIIAEYATAHHSPAMED; from the coding sequence GTGCAGATTGACCCGAGCCAGCACATTTCCTTTCAAAGGTCTGTTGGAAAATCCTTGCTCATCCTGTCCTTATGTCTGCCCTTCGTCATGATCGGCCTGTTTGTGGCAACCGGGGCCTTCGATGCACCTGGCAGTCAAGGCGACGGATTGATTGTTGGCCTCCTGTGCGTAGCCTTTTTCGGGTTTCTAGGGATCTACGGCACCATCCGTCTGATCAAGAACCCACGGCAGGCGATCGAAATCGGGCCGGAGGGCATCACCGACACCAGGATTTCCGATAGGACCATCCCGTGGTCCAAGATCATCGAGATCACGACCTGGAGCAGCCGCGGCTCATCGATGATCATGCTGGAACTGGAGCCGGAATTCGCGAAGAGCCTGAACCAGTCGAAGTTTTACAGGGCCTACAAGTTCGCAAATCGCCTCGTCGGGGCGAAAGGTCACTGCCTCAATCCTGTCGGATACAAAGTCAGTTTCAGCGATTTCAGCAACATCATAGCCGAATACGCAACTGCGCATCATTCTCCGGCAATGGAGGACTGA
- a CDS encoding DUF2267 domain-containing protein, producing MPMPQTYFHASRDFDAFIKDVRDTCMLQTHHQAYHTLRAVLHTFRSHLTVRDALRFSDILPAVTRAIFLENWEPLEPPAPFPDRPVLIMEMKSVRQDHNLAPDSAIEDVAAALRRSSIDTKDLERVLAILPEGATEFWKS from the coding sequence ATGCCCATGCCGCAAACCTATTTTCATGCATCACGTGATTTCGATGCCTTTATCAAAGATGTTCGTGACACCTGCATGCTGCAGACACACCATCAGGCCTATCATACGCTAAGGGCAGTGTTGCACACATTTCGCTCGCATCTGACCGTCCGCGATGCGCTCCGATTTTCTGACATTCTGCCAGCCGTGACGCGTGCAATCTTCCTTGAAAACTGGGAACCATTGGAACCACCCGCGCCATTTCCGGACCGTCCGGTATTGATCATGGAAATGAAGTCCGTACGGCAGGATCACAATCTTGCGCCTGACAGCGCCATAGAAGACGTTGCTGCAGCACTTAGAAGGTCTTCCATTGACACAAAGGACCTTGAACGTGTTCTGGCTATCTTGCCCGAAGGTGCGACGGAGTTCTGGAAGTCGTGA
- a CDS encoding adenylate/guanylate cyclase domain-containing protein produces MIDSGKLDDLFLWMLDGARPSADARAIVGGICDGLLEAGLPLERFALFIYTLHPNLQGRRFRWLKGEGVDQSDADMTAFDGAEYLNNPLPTVLKTGKMLRRKLCDPVCPDDFLILKEFRGEGITDYVVQPLFFTTGETHLVSWATKADGGFDDDMIAALEKIRLPLARLTETYMLRLNAANLLSAYVGRDSGYKILSGRVHRGDLEEITACVVFADLVAFTKFSNSASAAEVLARLNRFYDCLVPPIVARGGEVLKFMGDGLLAIFPISEKLDDRSACEAALEALREASGGGEKPVFSDAVPPFRAAVHLGPLQYGNIGASDRLDFTAIGPTVNLAARILSSAILVNGQTVVSEKVAELSGISTIGAPTFELKGFERTQVIVPVRHMPAH; encoded by the coding sequence ATGATCGATAGCGGCAAGCTTGATGACCTGTTTTTGTGGATGCTGGATGGTGCCCGGCCAAGCGCGGATGCAAGAGCGATTGTCGGCGGTATTTGCGACGGCCTTCTTGAAGCCGGTCTGCCTTTGGAACGTTTTGCTCTGTTCATCTATACACTTCACCCCAATCTTCAGGGCCGCCGGTTTCGATGGTTGAAGGGTGAGGGCGTCGACCAATCTGATGCCGACATGACGGCATTCGATGGTGCTGAATATTTAAACAATCCTCTGCCAACAGTTTTGAAGACAGGCAAGATGCTGCGTCGGAAACTATGTGATCCTGTGTGTCCGGACGACTTTCTGATCCTCAAGGAATTCCGAGGGGAGGGAATAACGGATTATGTGGTCCAACCGCTCTTTTTCACGACGGGCGAAACACACCTGGTAAGCTGGGCGACAAAAGCCGACGGTGGATTTGACGACGACATGATAGCGGCGCTTGAGAAGATCCGCCTGCCGTTGGCGCGTCTCACGGAAACCTACATGCTGCGGCTCAATGCAGCCAATCTTCTGTCCGCCTATGTCGGCCGCGACAGCGGGTACAAGATCCTCTCCGGCCGGGTGCACCGGGGCGACCTTGAAGAGATTACAGCCTGTGTGGTGTTTGCAGACCTTGTCGCCTTCACGAAGTTCTCAAATTCCGCCTCAGCGGCCGAAGTGCTTGCCCGGCTTAACCGCTTCTATGATTGTCTGGTGCCACCAATCGTTGCGCGTGGGGGCGAAGTCTTGAAGTTCATGGGAGACGGTCTGCTTGCAATCTTTCCAATCTCCGAGAAACTCGACGACCGTTCAGCTTGCGAGGCTGCGCTTGAGGCACTCAGGGAGGCCTCGGGAGGCGGCGAGAAACCGGTGTTTTCTGATGCCGTGCCGCCCTTCCGGGCAGCTGTGCATCTGGGGCCGCTGCAATATGGCAATATCGGTGCTTCGGACAGGCTTGATTTCACGGCAATTGGCCCGACGGTCAACCTTGCTGCGCGGATCCTTTCCTCCGCCATTCTGGTCAATGGCCAGACGGTCGTGTCTGAAAAAGTCGCCGAGCTGAGCGGGATCTCGACCATCGGCGCACCGACCTTCGAGCTGAAAGGATTTGAACGAACACAAGTTATTGTTCCCGTTCGTCATATGCCCGCGCATTAG
- a CDS encoding VOC family protein — protein sequence MAKMVHTCIRVLDDARSADWYKRAFDLEITDQLDFDAFRLTYLKNETTGFELELTLNKDRKTPYDLGDGYGHLAVTVADLDHDHSRLKMLGIEVGDIVDFAPAGERVARFFFATDPDGYKIEVIESGGRFQ from the coding sequence ATGGCAAAGATGGTTCATACCTGCATCAGGGTTCTGGACGACGCCAGGTCAGCAGACTGGTATAAAAGAGCATTCGACCTCGAAATCACAGACCAACTGGATTTCGATGCGTTTCGCTTGACCTACCTGAAAAACGAGACGACCGGGTTCGAACTGGAACTCACCTTGAACAAGGACCGCAAAACTCCCTACGACCTCGGCGACGGCTATGGGCATCTTGCCGTTACGGTTGCAGATCTAGACCATGACCATTCCCGACTAAAAATGCTTGGCATCGAAGTCGGCGATATCGTCGACTTTGCGCCGGCAGGTGAACGTGTTGCGCGCTTCTTCTTTGCAACGGATCCGGATGGCTACAAAATTGAGGTGATTGAAAGCGGCGGACGATTTCAGTAG
- a CDS encoding L-dopachrome tautomerase-related protein translates to MKKLLAAAGIVASLAVPASAEGLETYLSFEKSMPPGNLAIGPDGRMFMSVHEFYGPELRVVEVFSDGSTKPYPTEDWARAPKEDGNGLNGVLGLRADRDGILWMLDGQGENRTGRIVGWDTNTETLHAIHYIGAPVSRPSSFLNDLAVDRDHEAIYISDTGDGANSALIVVDLETGRARRVLEGSKFTTPEDTPMIIDGREILLGGNPAKIGVNPITIDPTNTWVYFAPMTASAMYRVQTKDLLDESLSEDELVARVERYGDKPISDGSTVDTGGNVYITAMTDNAIGVTKPDGSYEELFQSDEDLPWPDGFSIGADGYVYATINELHRSPVLNGGQDASLGTYRIVRFPALSTAVSGR, encoded by the coding sequence ATGAAAAAGCTACTCGCCGCCGCAGGCATTGTTGCCAGCCTCGCCGTTCCAGCAAGTGCGGAAGGTCTTGAGACCTATTTGAGCTTTGAAAAGTCAATGCCGCCGGGAAACCTGGCCATTGGCCCCGACGGCCGCATGTTCATGTCAGTGCATGAATTTTATGGACCGGAGTTGCGCGTGGTAGAAGTCTTCAGCGACGGCAGCACCAAACCTTATCCGACTGAGGATTGGGCACGAGCCCCGAAAGAAGACGGCAACGGGCTGAACGGCGTTCTGGGTCTTCGAGCCGACCGCGACGGTATTTTGTGGATGCTGGACGGACAGGGGGAAAACCGGACCGGACGTATCGTCGGGTGGGACACAAATACTGAAACGCTGCACGCCATTCACTATATCGGAGCGCCGGTATCTCGACCCTCGTCATTCCTGAACGATCTTGCGGTCGACCGTGACCACGAGGCGATCTACATCTCCGACACCGGTGATGGGGCGAACTCGGCATTGATCGTTGTAGATCTTGAAACAGGGCGCGCACGCCGTGTCCTGGAAGGATCGAAATTCACCACTCCCGAAGACACACCTATGATCATTGATGGCCGCGAAATTCTTCTGGGCGGCAATCCAGCAAAGATCGGGGTCAATCCAATCACGATCGATCCGACCAACACCTGGGTCTATTTCGCACCGATGACAGCCAGTGCAATGTACCGTGTCCAAACGAAGGATCTTCTTGACGAAAGTCTGAGTGAAGACGAACTGGTCGCGCGCGTGGAGCGCTATGGCGATAAGCCGATCTCCGACGGCTCGACCGTCGACACAGGCGGCAATGTCTATATCACCGCAATGACCGACAATGCGATCGGCGTCACCAAGCCGGACGGCAGTTACGAAGAGCTTTTTCAGTCCGATGAGGACCTGCCCTGGCCCGACGGGTTTTCAATCGGCGCTGACGGATATGTCTATGCAACCATTAACGAATTGCACCGCTCTCCAGTCTTGAACGGTGGTCAAGATGCCTCGCTCGGCACCTACAGGATCGTCAGGTTTCCAGCGCTGAGCACTGCCGTAAGCGGACGATAG
- a CDS encoding LysR family transcriptional regulator, whose amino-acid sequence MYSVPDLQTFVTVAKCGGITSAAAEQGLSAATVSHRIVKLESALNVTLFHRNSRNFRLTDEGQVFLERVEAILEDLQQAEIEVGSRTPHLRGHLRVTLSPWILSRFVLPQLAVFRKQHPDLTLEFLAVDRFVSLVEEGQDCAIRVGKLSDSALIARKLSDNDRIVCASPGFLADHGEPTSIEELRDKPWVCLPWQTQHDVKDIRGRKRRMSVSRSIFVSNSDMLTSGALEGLGLAVKSRLAVKEELESGRLVEVMPGCLDAPDAPISFVYAAEGRAGRKIKSFYEFTKEAFRLGAGDFCARTNE is encoded by the coding sequence ATGTATAGTGTGCCCGATCTTCAGACGTTCGTGACCGTTGCCAAGTGTGGCGGGATAACCTCCGCAGCTGCGGAGCAGGGGCTGTCGGCCGCCACGGTCAGTCATCGGATTGTCAAGTTGGAGAGCGCCCTGAACGTCACACTCTTTCACCGCAACAGCCGTAATTTCCGACTGACAGACGAGGGCCAGGTTTTTCTTGAACGGGTCGAGGCCATCTTGGAAGACCTGCAGCAGGCAGAGATCGAAGTCGGTAGCAGAACGCCTCACCTGCGTGGCCATTTGAGGGTGACATTGTCGCCATGGATCCTGTCTCGATTCGTCTTGCCTCAATTGGCGGTGTTTCGAAAACAACATCCAGACCTCACGCTGGAATTCCTGGCCGTCGACCGCTTTGTTTCTCTGGTTGAAGAAGGGCAGGACTGCGCGATCAGGGTTGGAAAGCTGTCCGACAGCGCTCTTATCGCGCGAAAGCTGAGCGACAATGACCGGATCGTCTGTGCCTCTCCCGGATTTCTCGCTGATCATGGCGAACCAACGTCGATTGAAGAGCTTCGCGACAAGCCTTGGGTTTGCCTTCCCTGGCAGACCCAGCATGACGTCAAGGACATCAGGGGCCGAAAACGGCGCATGTCTGTATCGCGCAGCATTTTTGTGTCCAACTCCGACATGCTGACAAGCGGCGCGCTTGAAGGTCTCGGACTTGCTGTCAAATCGCGCCTTGCTGTCAAGGAAGAGCTTGAGAGCGGCCGTCTTGTGGAAGTGATGCCAGGGTGTCTAGATGCACCCGATGCGCCAATATCGTTCGTCTATGCAGCTGAAGGGCGGGCTGGACGGAAGATCAAGTCGTTCTACGAGTTCACGAAGGAGGCATTCCGTCTTGGCGCAGGAGACTTCTGTGCGAGGACGAATGAATAG